The following is a genomic window from Marinococcus sp. PL1-022.
CAAACGGGAGCAGCGGTGCTTGGCACAAAAATGAAAGATACCGTCAAACGTACCGATGGGGCGACGGTGCTTGAAACGATCGACCGTTCCAGCTTGTGGGCAGTACAGACTCCACAGGCGTTTCAGGCAGCAGTGGTGATGGAGGCCTACGATTACGCAGCGGCCCACCAGATTATCGGCACAGACGATACCAGCCTGGTAGAATACATGGGCCGGCCGGTAAAGATTGTGGAAGGAAGCTACGATAACATTAAGCTGACTACTCCTGAAGACATGGTGGTGGCCCGGGCGATTTTGCAGAAGCGAAGAGAGGGAAGAAAGTAATGAGAATTGGACATGGATATGATGTACACCAACTGCAGGAAGGCCGCCCTTTAATACTGGGAGGCATAAACATTCCTCATGATAAAGGACTCCTTGGACATTCGGATGCGGACGTTTTACTTCATGCAGTAACAGATGCGATACTGGGGGCAGTCGGGCTGGGCGATATCGGCAGGCATTTTCCGGACACGGATCCTGAATTTAAAGATGCTGATTCTGCAGACCTGCTTTCTCATGCCTGCAGTCTTGTACAAGCACAGGGATGGAAGCTTGGAAATGTCGATGCGACTATACTGGCCCAGCAGCCAAAAATGGCACCGCACATTCCGAAAATGAAAAAGCGGATCGGTGAACTGCTTGAAGCAGAAGCAGAGGACCAGGTGAACGTAAAAGCGACGACTACAGAAAAGCTTGGGTTTGTCGGCCGAAAAGAAGGTATTGCTGCTCATGCTGTTGTACTTCTGCAGCCGGCTGATTAAATATATGTAAAAATAGAGGATATAAAAAAGAAAGTCTACGGAGGGTGAAGGAAATGAGTGAAAAAGTACGTGTACGGTTTGCGCCGAGTCCGACCGGCCATCTTCATATCGGAGGAGCGCGCTCGGCACTGTTTAATTATTTATTCGCCAGAAGCCAGGGCGGAGATTTTATTCTGCGCATTGAAGATACAGATCAGGAGCGTAACGTGGAAGATGCTACTGCCCGTTTAATGGAAAGCCTGCGCTGGCTTGGCATCGAATGGGATGAAAGCGTGGATGTCGGCGGCCCGCATGCGCCTTATCAGTCGATGGAACGAATCGATCTGTATAAAGAATACGTCCAGCGTCTTCTCGATGAAGGCAAGGCCTATTACGACTACATGACAGAAGAAGAGCTTGCCCAGGAACGAGAAGAGCAGATGGCCCGTGGGGAAGCGCCGAAATACAGCGGGCGTGACAGAGACCTTACGCCGGCGCAGCGGAAAGCATACGAAGACCAGGGGATTAAGCCGGTCGTTCGTTTTCGTGTTCCGGAAGGACAGAGCGTCATCATTGATGACGTGGTAAGAGGAAACGTTATTTTCGAGTCCAACGACATTGGGGACTTTGTCATAGCCCGTAAAGACGGCATACCAACATACAACTTTGCGGTAGTGATTGATGATCATTTGATGGAAATTTCCCACGTGATCCGTGCAGAAGAGCATCTTTCCAATACACCGCGGCAGGCGCTGGTCTATGATGCCTTTGACTGGGAAAAGCCGCGTTTTGCCCACGCATCACTGATTTTGAATCCGAACCGCCAGAAAATGAGCAAGCGTGACGGATCTGTCATCCAATTTGTCGAACAATACCGTGATCTTGGATACCTGCCGGAAGCTATCGTGAACTTCCTGGCGCTGCTCGGGTGGTCTCCAAAAGGAGAAGAAGAGCTGTTTACCATTGAAGAATTAAAAGAACAGTTTTCGCTTGAGAGGGTCTCCAAGGCCCCGGCGGTCTTTGATACAGACAAGCTTGCCTGGATGAACAACCAGTATGTAAAAGAAGCGGACACAGAACGTCTGACACTGCTTGCACTTCCGCATCTTCAGGAAGCAGGAAAGCTGCCGGCAAAGCTTTCGGAAGAACAGTACGAGTGGCTGAAGCAGCTTGTCGGCATCTATCAGGAGCAAATGCATTATGCAGCAGAAATTGTCGAGCTGACAGATTTGTTCTTCAAAACAGAAATTGACTATACCCAGGAAGCCCGTGAGGTGCTCGAGCAGGAGCATGTAAGCACCGTGCTGGAGCACTTCTCGAAAGAGCTCGACGAAGCTCCGGACTTTGAACCGGAAACGGTGAAAAAAGCGGTAAAGGCTACCCAGAAAGCGACAGGCTATAAAGGCAAGCAGCTGTTTATGCCGGTCCGGGTGGCGACAACTGGTCAGACGCACGGACCGGAGCTGCCGGTAGCTATTTCGCTCCTTGGAAGAAACGTTGTACAGGCAAGGCTGCAGCAGGTCCTCTCTTCATAAATAAATATCTGTAAAACTATGACAGGAAGAAGTAAAAAACAACAGGCTTTATACAGAGATGCTCTCCGGTGGCTGAGAGAGGGCACTGAGCCGGTTTTTGAAATGCGTCCTGGAGTCCTCTGCTGAATATAGTAGGCAGCGGCGGCGTGCTCCGTTATGGCAAAAAGAGAAGTGCCTGTCCCGGCGCTTAAACAGAGTGGAACCGCGCTAAAAAAAGCGTCTCTGTGCGAATTCGCACAGAGACGCTTTTTTTATTGATATACTAAGCATACAAATATGAAAGCTTGAGAGAAGGCATAGAAAGTGGGGAAGCACCATGTGGAAAACGCTGAAAAATGATTTGGACGTCGTGTTTGACCAGGACCCGGCAGCACGGAACCGTCTGGAGGTGGTCTTCACGTATGCAGGTGTTCACGCTGTATGGTCACATCGTTTCGCTCATTGGCTGTGGAAGAAAAAAATGTTTTTCCTGTCACGGGTAATTTCACAGCTCAGCCGTTTTATTACCGGAATTGAAATTCATCCAGGAGCCGTAGTTGGCGAACGGCTATTTATCGACCACGGCATGGGAGTCGTTATCGGGGAAACATGTGAAATCGGTGATAATGTAACGATTTTCCAGGGAGTCACTTTAGGTGGTACGGGTAAAGAAAAAGGCAAGCGGCATCCGACGATTGAAGATCATGTATTAATCGCAAGCGGGGCTAAGGTGCTCGGTTCCATGACGATTGGAAAGCATTCCCGCATCGGTGCAGGTTCGGTCGTATTAAATGAAGTGCCGCCAAACTCAACGGTCGTCGGCATTCCGGGAAAGGTGGTTGTGCAGGATGGCGTCAAGATCAACAGAAACTCGCTCGACCACCAGAACCTACCGGACCCGGTAGCTGACAAGCTTCGTTCCCTTGAAGAGGAGATCGAAATGCTGAAAGAGCGGCTCCCGGAGCACGAAAGCGCAGACCATGAACAATCGGTGAAAGGAAGAGAGCAGTAATGGCGATTCATATATACAATTCATTAACCAATCAAAAAGAACTGTTTCAACCGATAGACCCGGACCGGATCACAATGTACGTGTGCGGGCCGACTGTGTACAACTACATTCATATCGGCAATGCCCGTCCTGCTATTGTTTTTGATGCTGTCCGCCGCTATCTGATGTACCGTGGATACAATGTGTACTACGTGTCGAATTTCACCGATGTGGATGACAAAATTATTAAAGCTGCCCAGGAAATGAATGAAGAAGTGCCGGTGCTCGCTAATCGTTTTATCGACACGTACCTTGAAGATATCGAATCGCTCGGAGTTGAAAAAGCGGATCTTCATCCGCGGGCGACCGAAACAGTGACAGAAATGATCGAGTTTATCGAGCAGCTGATCGCAAAAGGATTTGCCTATGAATCAAACGGCGATGTGTATTACCGCACAAAGAAATTCAAAAACTACGGAAAGCTTTCCTCGCAGTCGGTCGGAGATCTGCAAATGGGTGCGCGAATCGAAGTAGGCGAACAGAAAGAGGACCCGATGGATTTCACGCTCTGGAAAAAAGCGAAGGAAAACGAAATTGCGTGGAACAGCCCGTGGGGCGAAGGGCGCCCGGGATGGCATATTGAATGCTCGGCGATGGTGAAGAAATATATGGGAGACACTATAGATATTCATGCCGGCGGCCAGGATTTAAAATTCCCCCACCACGAAAACGAAATTGCCCAGACGGAAGCATTGACCGGCAAGCCGATGGCCAACTACTGGATGCACAACGGCTATATTAATATTAATAATGAAAAAATGTCGAAATCGCTCGGAAATTTCGTGCTGGTGCATGACATGATTCAGCAGCACGATCCGGAAGTGATCCGCTTTTTCATGATGCAGGCGCACTACCGCAATCCTATTAACTTTGATAACGATTTGCTTGAATCGGCCAGAGCCGGGCTGGAGCGGCTGCGCTCCACGCTTGAAAACGTCAAGCACCGCCGGGGTGAAAGTGCGGACGGCGGCAGCGGAGAAGGCCGGGAGGCGGCCGAACGGGCCAAGGTGCGCTTTCTGGAGGAAATGGATGATGACTTCAACACGGCAAATGCCATCAGTGTACTGTTTGACCTGGCCCGGGAAGCAAATAAATATATGCAGCAGCCACAGACAAGTATCGCCTCACTGGATGCGATTATTGAAACGATGACAGAAATTGGGGACGTGCTGGGGGTATCTTTGGAAAAAGAGGAGGAAATGCTCGATGAAGACATCGAACAGCTTCTCAAAGAGCGGGTGGAAGCAAGAAAAAATAAAAACTTTGCCCGTGCCGATGAAATCCGGGACCAGCTCGAGAACGACGGAATTTTATTAGAAGATACGCCACAGGGAACCCGGTGGAAGAGGAAGTAGCATGATAAACTATAGTAAAGTAGATGAAAAGCAGTTAAATGCTCTGGCGCTTGCGTATATGGGAGATGCAGTGCTTGAAACCCACATCCGTCATTATTTAATTTCGGAAGGGAAAGTGCGGCCGCAGGAGCTGCATAAGCAGGCTACCTCCTACGTATCGGCTCAGGCCCAGGCGGAAGTACTTCGGTCCATGTGGGAGGAAGGGTATTTAACTGAAGAGGAGACAGCCGTAGCCAGACGTGGACGCAACGCGAAATCCGGAAGCATCCCCAAAAACACGGACCTGGCCACCTACCGTATGAGTACAGCGTTTGAAGCAGTGATTGGGTATCTGTATTTTGCCGGCAGACAGGAACGGGTGAACGAAATTATTGCATTTGCGATAGACAAAACACAAGAAAGAGGCCAGTCATTATGAGCCAGGAATGGATCGCGGGGAAAAATCCTGTTATAGAAGCGTTGAAAGCCGACCGGAAAATTGAAAGAATTATGATCGCAGATACTGCCAAAAAAGGAGCAGCACAGGAAATAAGAGCTCTGGCAGGAAAAAAAGGAATAGCAGTGCAGGAGGTTTCAAAGAAAAAACTTGATGAGCTCGATGCAGGCGTACACCAGGGAGTAGCGGCGGCTGTGCCGGCTTATCAGTACGCAGGAATGGAGGATTTATTCCGAAAAGCAGAAAAGCAGCACGAGGACCCTTTTTTCCTTGTCCTGGACGGGGTGGAGGATCCTCATAATCTGGGTTCCATGATACGGACGGCGAATGCCTCCGGCGTACACGGCGTCATTATTCCGAAAAGACGGGCTGCAGGTGTGACCCAAACCGTAGTAAAAACATCGGCCGGAGCCGTCGAATATGTGCCGGTAGTCCGTGTAACAAACATTAATAAAACGCTCGATGAATTAAAGGAAAAAGGCCTTTGGATAGCCGGGACGGGAATAGAGAACGCCTCTGATTACAGGCAGATGCAGGCAGACATGCCGCTTGCTCTGGTAATCGGAAACGAAGGAAAGGGATTGAGCCGGCTTGTAAAGGAAGCCTGTGACTTTCTGGTACAGATTCCGATGCACGGAGCAGTTACTTCATTGAACGCTTCTGTCGCCGGTGGTGTTCTAATGTATGAAGTGATGCGTAAAAGACAGGAGAAGGGCAGGCAGACACCATGAAGGACATTCTTCTCGTAGATGGATATAACGTGATTGGCGACTGGCCGGAGCTGAAGCCGCTCCGGGCCGGTCATCTGGAAGAGGCACGGGACCGGCTTATTGATGCCATGGCGGAGTACCAGGCGTATAAAGGATGGAGAGTTATTGTTGTTTTCGACGCCCATATGGTTCCCGGCATTGGGAAAAACTATCAGCTGAAACGTGTGGAGGTAGTATATACGAGAGAACACGAAACAGCTGATGAGCGCATCGAAAAATTAGTCGGAGAGTTAAAAAACGTGGAAACGAGGGTACACGTCGCCACCTCTGATTATGCTGAACAGTCAATGACGTTTGGGAGCGGGGCATTAAGAAAATCAGCACGGGAGCTCCGGCATGAAACAAAGCTTGTCGAAAAAGGCATCGAAGAACAGCTTGAAAATCAAAAAAAAGCAATTCATAAGACTACTCTTCCTATTACGGAAGAAATGGCAGAAATTTTCGACAAATGGCGCAAAAGGGATCTGTAGGCAGTTGACGCTCTTATGAACACTCCGATATAATGATTGCTATATTTATACTACTACGCGCATGGGCGGAGGGATTGTATTGAGTACAGACCTCAAGAAACCGGAACAACGTCAAACCACCCGAACCGAAGATGAAATACTGATTGAATTTGCACGTGCAGGCGATAACCAGGCGTTAGAACGACTGATTGAGAAATACCGGCATTTAGTGCGGGCGAAATCGCGATCGTATTTTCTCATCGGGGGAGATTATGAAGATATTATACAAGAAGGAATGATCGGGCTGTATAAAGCTGTACGAGATTTCCGGGGGGACAAACTATCCTCTTTCCGTGCCTTTGCTGAGTTGTGTATTACAAGGCAGATCATTACAGCTATAAAGACGGCGACGAGACAGAAGCATTCGCCGCTGAACTCATATATCTCGTTGGATAAACCAGTGTATGAGGAAGATT
Proteins encoded in this region:
- a CDS encoding NYN domain-containing protein, with the protein product MKDILLVDGYNVIGDWPELKPLRAGHLEEARDRLIDAMAEYQAYKGWRVIVVFDAHMVPGIGKNYQLKRVEVVYTREHETADERIEKLVGELKNVETRVHVATSDYAEQSMTFGSGALRKSARELRHETKLVEKGIEEQLENQKKAIHKTTLPITEEMAEIFDKWRKRDL
- the sigH gene encoding RNA polymerase sporulation sigma factor SigH; the encoded protein is MGGGIVLSTDLKKPEQRQTTRTEDEILIEFARAGDNQALERLIEKYRHLVRAKSRSYFLIGGDYEDIIQEGMIGLYKAVRDFRGDKLSSFRAFAELCITRQIITAIKTATRQKHSPLNSYISLDKPVYEEDSERPLLDILVETHAKSPEDLLIIREKQEDMETKIGSVLSELEQQVLQLYIDGRSYQEMSGLLGRRNKSIDNALQRIKRKLENCEEWNALIS
- the gltX gene encoding glutamate--tRNA ligase, coding for MSEKVRVRFAPSPTGHLHIGGARSALFNYLFARSQGGDFILRIEDTDQERNVEDATARLMESLRWLGIEWDESVDVGGPHAPYQSMERIDLYKEYVQRLLDEGKAYYDYMTEEELAQEREEQMARGEAPKYSGRDRDLTPAQRKAYEDQGIKPVVRFRVPEGQSVIIDDVVRGNVIFESNDIGDFVIARKDGIPTYNFAVVIDDHLMEISHVIRAEEHLSNTPRQALVYDAFDWEKPRFAHASLILNPNRQKMSKRDGSVIQFVEQYRDLGYLPEAIVNFLALLGWSPKGEEELFTIEELKEQFSLERVSKAPAVFDTDKLAWMNNQYVKEADTERLTLLALPHLQEAGKLPAKLSEEQYEWLKQLVGIYQEQMHYAAEIVELTDLFFKTEIDYTQEAREVLEQEHVSTVLEHFSKELDEAPDFEPETVKKAVKATQKATGYKGKQLFMPVRVATTGQTHGPELPVAISLLGRNVVQARLQQVLSS
- a CDS encoding Mini-ribonuclease 3, with translation MINYSKVDEKQLNALALAYMGDAVLETHIRHYLISEGKVRPQELHKQATSYVSAQAQAEVLRSMWEEGYLTEEETAVARRGRNAKSGSIPKNTDLATYRMSTAFEAVIGYLYFAGRQERVNEIIAFAIDKTQERGQSL
- the cysS gene encoding cysteine--tRNA ligase, whose amino-acid sequence is MAIHIYNSLTNQKELFQPIDPDRITMYVCGPTVYNYIHIGNARPAIVFDAVRRYLMYRGYNVYYVSNFTDVDDKIIKAAQEMNEEVPVLANRFIDTYLEDIESLGVEKADLHPRATETVTEMIEFIEQLIAKGFAYESNGDVYYRTKKFKNYGKLSSQSVGDLQMGARIEVGEQKEDPMDFTLWKKAKENEIAWNSPWGEGRPGWHIECSAMVKKYMGDTIDIHAGGQDLKFPHHENEIAQTEALTGKPMANYWMHNGYININNEKMSKSLGNFVLVHDMIQQHDPEVIRFFMMQAHYRNPINFDNDLLESARAGLERLRSTLENVKHRRGESADGGSGEGREAAERAKVRFLEEMDDDFNTANAISVLFDLAREANKYMQQPQTSIASLDAIIETMTEIGDVLGVSLEKEEEMLDEDIEQLLKERVEARKNKNFARADEIRDQLENDGILLEDTPQGTRWKRK
- the rlmB gene encoding 23S rRNA (guanosine(2251)-2'-O)-methyltransferase RlmB — protein: MSQEWIAGKNPVIEALKADRKIERIMIADTAKKGAAQEIRALAGKKGIAVQEVSKKKLDELDAGVHQGVAAAVPAYQYAGMEDLFRKAEKQHEDPFFLVLDGVEDPHNLGSMIRTANASGVHGVIIPKRRAAGVTQTVVKTSAGAVEYVPVVRVTNINKTLDELKEKGLWIAGTGIENASDYRQMQADMPLALVIGNEGKGLSRLVKEACDFLVQIPMHGAVTSLNASVAGGVLMYEVMRKRQEKGRQTP
- the epsC gene encoding serine O-acetyltransferase EpsC encodes the protein MWKTLKNDLDVVFDQDPAARNRLEVVFTYAGVHAVWSHRFAHWLWKKKMFFLSRVISQLSRFITGIEIHPGAVVGERLFIDHGMGVVIGETCEIGDNVTIFQGVTLGGTGKEKGKRHPTIEDHVLIASGAKVLGSMTIGKHSRIGAGSVVLNEVPPNSTVVGIPGKVVVQDGVKINRNSLDHQNLPDPVADKLRSLEEEIEMLKERLPEHESADHEQSVKGREQ
- the ispF gene encoding 2-C-methyl-D-erythritol 2,4-cyclodiphosphate synthase, coding for MRIGHGYDVHQLQEGRPLILGGINIPHDKGLLGHSDADVLLHAVTDAILGAVGLGDIGRHFPDTDPEFKDADSADLLSHACSLVQAQGWKLGNVDATILAQQPKMAPHIPKMKKRIGELLEAEAEDQVNVKATTTEKLGFVGRKEGIAAHAVVLLQPAD